The Hujiaoplasma nucleasis DNA window TAGATAATGAAGCTTTTAAAGGATTTATAGAAAATCTTGTTCAAATCATTCAAAATAGATTAGATACATCAAATATACAATCATTAATAGATAATTTTGAATCCTACGGATTAACACCGAGTTTAGTATCTGATTGGTTAGGTTCTATTTTTACAGGCTTAAGATCTGTAACTTCAAGCATCGCTCAATTAGGAATGATTTTGATATTAACACCAGTATTTATGTATTATTTAATGAAGGATAAAGATACTGTTTTTAATGGGATATTACATGTTTTCCCACATAATAGTCAAAAACATATTCATGCATTAGCCCTAGAAACTGACAAAGTGATCAAAGGTTATTTTACTGGTTATGGAATTGTCATGGTATTTATTACAGTGTTTTTTGCAATTACTTATAGTATTTTGTCTTTCTTTATCCCTGGTTTTAATTTAGGCCACGCTATTTTATTCGCATTAGTCATGGGTGTCTTTAGTATCATACCTTATATAGGGGTTTGGATTGCGATGTCAATGCCTGTAGTCTTGTTTTTAAGTCTTCACTTTGAAAGTGCGAATCCAAATTATGTTTATTTAGTTGCGATAGTTATGGTTTTTTTATTAAATATCATTGAAGAAGCTATAGAGAGTACTTTGGTTCAACCCAAAGTATATTCAAAACAAGTTAGAATTCATCCCTTAGCAGTTCTTTCAAGTTTTATTTTCTTTGGAGCTATCTTTGGCCTTGTTGGTTTGATTTTAGCAGTGCCTATTGCTGGTACAATTAAAGTCAGTTTTAATTACTTCAAAACACTTAATTCTGAAGAAGAGAACAAAAGAGAAATTAAAGAAGATAAAGAAGCGAAAGATGAGGAAGTACACATAGAAGAAAAAGAGACTGAAGATAAAAAATAAAATCTAGGAAGTGATA harbors:
- a CDS encoding AI-2E family transporter, translated to MKKYFTKERLIYLLLIVSILSISFFGINQLVRILPGFFSSLGNAAKSVIIPFSIAFLFTFIINPLSFWIEKKTKLSRSVSIILSMVIGLVFILGVLSITLTFIISQLVTVSLRLIEYLDNEAFKGFIENLVQIIQNRLDTSNIQSLIDNFESYGLTPSLVSDWLGSIFTGLRSVTSSIAQLGMILILTPVFMYYLMKDKDTVFNGILHVFPHNSQKHIHALALETDKVIKGYFTGYGIVMVFITVFFAITYSILSFFIPGFNLGHAILFALVMGVFSIIPYIGVWIAMSMPVVLFLSLHFESANPNYVYLVAIVMVFLLNIIEEAIESTLVQPKVYSKQVRIHPLAVLSSFIFFGAIFGLVGLILAVPIAGTIKVSFNYFKTLNSEEENKREIKEDKEAKDEEVHIEEKETEDKK